A window of the Thermostichus vulcanus str. 'Rupite' genome harbors these coding sequences:
- the mnmA gene encoding tRNA 2-thiouridine(34) synthase MnmA, which translates to MVIGLSPADASSHSLLTSTTSSTVPTQRPRIVAALSGGVDSSTVAAILHEQGYAVEGVTLWLMKGKGQCCTDGLVDAATICEQLGIPHHVVDSREVFQANIVDYLVAGYADGITPLPCSQCNKTVKFGPLLAYARETLGIPQIATGHYARVRFDAESGRYQLLRAVDRQKDQSYFLYDLSQEHLAGTLFPLGEYTKAQTREIAAQYGLATAAKPESQDLCLIETHGSMRNFLDQYLGQKPGDIVDTQGRVLGSHEGIHHYTVGQRKGLGIAAPHPLYVVRIDAAMNRVIVGTREEATQTEATVKQVNWVSMAPARDPLPVEVQVRYRTAAVAATLIPESEDRVRLQFEEPQFGVTPGQAAVWYHGDLLLGGGILERPSRSF; encoded by the coding sequence ATGGTGATAGGACTTTCTCCTGCTGACGCGAGCAGCCATTCTCTCCTGACCTCGACAACCTCCTCGACTGTTCCGACCCAACGGCCTCGCATTGTGGCGGCCCTCTCCGGCGGGGTGGATAGTTCGACGGTGGCAGCGATTTTGCACGAACAGGGCTATGCCGTTGAAGGGGTTACTCTTTGGTTGATGAAAGGGAAGGGTCAGTGCTGTACCGATGGCTTGGTGGATGCGGCCACCATTTGTGAACAGTTGGGGATCCCGCACCATGTGGTGGATAGCCGCGAGGTGTTTCAAGCCAACATTGTGGATTACTTGGTGGCGGGCTATGCAGATGGTATTACTCCCCTGCCTTGCTCCCAATGCAACAAAACGGTGAAGTTTGGCCCCTTGCTCGCCTATGCCCGAGAAACGCTCGGGATCCCGCAGATCGCCACCGGCCACTATGCGCGGGTGCGTTTCGATGCCGAGTCGGGGCGTTACCAATTGCTGCGGGCGGTGGATCGGCAAAAAGATCAATCCTATTTCCTCTACGACCTCAGCCAAGAGCACCTGGCCGGAACCTTGTTTCCGTTGGGGGAATACACCAAAGCTCAAACCCGTGAGATCGCAGCTCAGTATGGTCTGGCCACCGCCGCCAAGCCGGAAAGCCAGGATCTGTGTTTGATCGAAACCCACGGCTCGATGCGGAACTTTTTGGATCAGTACCTCGGGCAAAAGCCAGGGGACATCGTCGATACCCAAGGACGGGTACTGGGATCCCATGAGGGCATTCACCACTACACCGTCGGTCAGCGCAAGGGTTTGGGTATTGCCGCCCCCCATCCGCTTTATGTGGTGCGCATTGATGCGGCCATGAACCGAGTCATTGTTGGGACACGGGAAGAAGCCACCCAGACGGAAGCGACGGTAAAGCAGGTGAATTGGGTCTCGATGGCACCTGCCAGGGATCCCCTGCCGGTGGAGGTGCAGGTGCGCTATCGGACGGCTGCGGTGGCAGCGACGTTGATCCCAGAATCCGAAGACCGAGTGCGTTTGCAGTTTGAAGAACCCCAGTTTGGCGTCACCCCCGGACAGGCCGCCGTTTGGTACCACGGGGATCTACTGCTGGGCGGCGGGATCCTAGAGCGCCCTTCCCGTTCATTTTGA
- a CDS encoding VOC family protein, with protein MQLNRIHHIALICSDYRRSKHFYTQILGLPILRETYRAERQSYKLDLQVGEQTQLELFSFPNPPARVQYPEACGLRHLAFGVPDLSAAVKELTARGIPVEPIRKDELTGRYFTFFQDPDHLPLELYECPEEGSPLSQTEEG; from the coding sequence GTGCAACTAAACCGGATTCACCACATTGCTCTGATTTGTTCGGACTACCGCCGTTCCAAGCACTTTTATACGCAGATTTTGGGCCTTCCCATCTTGCGGGAGACCTACCGCGCAGAACGGCAATCCTACAAACTGGATTTGCAAGTTGGCGAGCAGACTCAACTGGAGCTGTTTTCCTTTCCCAATCCACCGGCACGGGTTCAATACCCAGAGGCTTGTGGGCTGCGTCATTTGGCCTTTGGAGTGCCGGACTTGTCAGCGGCTGTCAAAGAGTTAACCGCACGAGGGATCCCGGTGGAGCCGATTCGGAAAGATGAGTTAACGGGCCGCTATTTCACCTTCTTCCAAGATCCGGATCATCTGCCCTTGGAACTGTACGAATGCCCAGAAGAGGGATCCCCACTCAGCCAGACTGAAGAAGGCTAG